In Methylobacterium aquaticum, the following are encoded in one genomic region:
- the tnpB gene encoding IS66 family insertion sequence element accessory protein TnpB (TnpB, as the term is used for proteins encoded by IS66 family insertion elements, is considered an accessory protein, since TnpC, encoded by a neighboring gene, is a DDE family transposase.) — MSADSLTALVQSHLGRDPFSGQAFVSRGRTGRPIMVLWWGGQGLRLFAERLETGCYVWPAPPVPRRR, encoded by the coding sequence GTGTCCGCAGACAGCCTGACCGCTCTCGTCCAAAGCCATCTGGGGCGCGATCCGTTCTCGGGCCAGGCCTTCGTGTCACGCGGCCGGACGGGCCGTCCGATTATGGTGTTGTGGTGGGGCGGCCAAGGGCTGCGCCTGTTCGCCGAGCGCCTGGAGACGGGCTGCTACGTCTGGCCGGCCCCCCCGGTACCGCGCCGGCGCTGA